The Prevotella fusca JCM 17724 genome includes a window with the following:
- a CDS encoding RloB family protein: protein MDFSKLTYKKGESEETLEKPVQHEEEVEQSNVEENETVSVDTPSALPLGYQKGDSFRTPSLVLIISGGEKREKDFLKELINGQKISALKVLFFTEERQGLQPYQMQEKWQSICDAGEFVLNNLSHHLDKMDEVFLLSDVDEFYEQLQKILSSKPAADRGNWIISNPCFEIWLYYCYKNDSTHDLACIEPLTVVERSKRLKKVCNEIVKGGLHGQYAFEHLQEGVEHSLEHYREDNNDIPVLFATQMHRLAQFIIGRMNANANEYDAYLKQQQINLEEIRKKSEV from the coding sequence ATGGACTTTTCAAAGCTAACATACAAAAAAGGTGAGTCTGAAGAGACTTTGGAAAAGCCTGTTCAGCACGAAGAAGAAGTTGAACAATCAAATGTAGAAGAAAATGAAACTGTCAGCGTTGATACACCTTCTGCTCTGCCTCTCGGCTATCAGAAGGGTGACAGTTTCCGTACACCATCACTTGTTCTTATTATCTCTGGTGGAGAAAAAAGAGAAAAAGATTTCCTGAAAGAGCTTATTAATGGTCAGAAGATTTCAGCTTTAAAGGTATTGTTCTTTACAGAAGAAAGGCAAGGGTTACAGCCATATCAAATGCAGGAAAAATGGCAGAGCATTTGTGATGCTGGTGAGTTTGTACTTAACAATCTGTCTCATCATTTAGACAAGATGGATGAGGTGTTCCTGTTGTCTGATGTTGATGAATTCTATGAGCAGTTACAGAAGATTCTTTCTTCTAAGCCAGCTGCTGACCGAGGCAACTGGATAATAAGTAATCCATGCTTTGAGATATGGCTTTACTATTGTTATAAGAATGACTCCACTCACGACTTGGCTTGTATAGAACCATTAACAGTTGTAGAACGAAGCAAAAGATTAAAAAAGGTTTGTAATGAAATTGTAAAAGGTGGTCTTCACGGGCAATATGCTTTTGAACATCTACAGGAAGGTGTAGAACATAGTCTTGAGCATTATCGGGAGGACAATAATGATATTCCTGTTCTTTTCGCCACTCAAATGCACAGATTGGCTCAGTTTATAATAGGTAGAATGAATGCGAATGCCAACGAGTACGATGCATATCTTAAACAGCAGCAAATTAATTTGGAAGAGATAAGGAAGAAGAGCGAGGTGTAA
- a CDS encoding AAA family ATPase translates to MLLRVILKNFLSFEDEVQFDMFPNMKRTSLPDHISKAAGVLPVLRMAAIYGANGAGKSNMLKGVEFIKSLVTDKEFLNQSEVSRYFYALRKESDSQPIELAIEFVTEIGKAYLYSVEIAKDGIKSEILKESGLGFKENRDVFTRDGESLFFAVKPSDEVERMIRGWLEKNPFASLLTINDDMPVLTDEHIAIAKRWFHEELVLIGLNTICPTLIEIFRKNEDINKFASDLFKVVDLGINEVKVQTEDFDDWIRAHNETDVPIERLKNMQSGAISTFDKNRNIRNVVIEEGVRKVSQLMFEQFGKNGFSKDMDIMAQSDGTVRLLTLVPAFYDAIKLGKTVLIDELDHSVHPHLIRELVKYFSRQETTGQLIFTTHQTCLLNQDFIRTDEVWMVEKKEGSTRMYSLNEFKIHNTIKIENGYMEGRYGAIPFIGELNM, encoded by the coding sequence ATGTTACTCCGAGTTATATTAAAGAACTTCCTGTCATTTGAAGATGAGGTCCAGTTTGATATGTTCCCTAATATGAAAAGAACATCGCTTCCTGATCATATCTCAAAGGCAGCAGGCGTTTTACCTGTACTGAGAATGGCTGCCATATATGGTGCTAATGGTGCAGGCAAATCTAATATGTTAAAGGGAGTTGAATTTATCAAGTCGTTGGTAACTGATAAAGAGTTCTTAAATCAATCAGAAGTCTCCAGATATTTTTATGCTTTAAGGAAAGAGTCCGACTCCCAACCGATAGAACTGGCAATAGAGTTTGTTACAGAAATAGGAAAAGCATACCTCTATTCTGTGGAAATCGCTAAAGATGGGATTAAGTCTGAAATATTAAAGGAATCCGGACTTGGCTTTAAAGAGAACAGAGATGTGTTTACAAGAGATGGTGAGTCCTTATTCTTCGCAGTAAAGCCGTCAGATGAGGTGGAGCGGATGATTAGAGGATGGTTAGAGAAGAACCCTTTTGCAAGTTTATTGACGATTAATGATGATATGCCTGTGTTAACTGATGAGCACATCGCAATTGCCAAGAGGTGGTTTCATGAAGAGTTGGTTTTAATAGGTCTAAATACAATCTGCCCGACTTTAATAGAGATATTCAGAAAAAATGAAGATATCAATAAATTTGCATCTGACCTTTTTAAGGTTGTTGACTTAGGAATCAATGAGGTTAAGGTTCAAACAGAGGATTTTGATGATTGGATTCGCGCTCATAATGAAACCGATGTGCCTATTGAAAGATTAAAGAACATGCAGTCTGGAGCAATTTCTACATTTGATAAAAATAGGAATATAAGAAATGTCGTTATAGAGGAAGGAGTCAGAAAAGTCAGCCAATTGATGTTTGAGCAGTTCGGAAAAAACGGCTTCTCAAAGGATATGGATATCATGGCTCAGTCAGATGGCACCGTTCGTTTACTTACGCTTGTCCCTGCATTTTATGATGCGATAAAGCTGGGGAAAACTGTATTGATTGATGAGCTGGATCATAGTGTTCACCCGCATCTCATAAGAGAGTTGGTAAAATACTTCTCCCGGCAGGAAACAACAGGTCAGCTGATATTCACTACTCACCAGACTTGTTTGTTGAATCAGGACTTTATCCGTACAGATGAGGTTTGGATGGTGGAGAAGAAGGAGGGTAGCACCAGGATGTACTCACTAAATGAGTTTAAGATTCATAATACCATCAAGATTGAAAACGGATATATGGAAGGACGTTATGGTGCAATTCCCTTTATTGGAGAGCTGAATATGTAA
- a CDS encoding SusC/RagA family TonB-linked outer membrane protein, protein MEKRFTLFLFGLILSLGTAFGQAKINGTVVSQDDGEAVIGASVMVQGTTTGTVTDIDGHFSLDVPAGKKLVVSYIGMVTQTLAAKDGMKVVLANDNHQLTEVVVTGMTQQDKRLFSGAATKIDASKAKLDGMADVSRSLEGRAAGVSVQNVSGTFGTAPKIRVRGATSIFGSSKPLWVVDGVIMEDIANVDASSLSSGDAKTLISSAIAGLNADDIESFQILKDGSATSIYGARAMAGVIVVTTKKGKAGQSHLSYTGEYTLRLKPSYRNFNIMNSQDQMEVYRELEKKGYLNYAEIANASTSGVYGRMYQLLSQYDTTKGQFGLENTQRARDAYLRAAEYRNTDWFGQLFSSSIMHNHSVSASGGTDKGQYYASLSAMYDPGWYKSSRVQRYTGNINTTYNINKQIGLNLIANASYRKQRAPGSLSRTIDPATGAVSRAFDINPYSYSLNTSRTLDPNEFYTRNYAPFNIFNELNNNYMDLNVHDFRVQASVDYKPVTKVKLTALVAVKSAASTMEHSVRENSNQALAYRAMGTTTIRDANPYLYKDPDNPFALPESILPEGGILDRTGNHFFGWDTRLSAAYNDVFNDTHIVNLYAGVESNSVDRKQTFDREWGMMFDAGEIAKLNYRAFKMFQEQGTDYYSLSNTHIRSLAYFGTGTYSYKGRYQMTGTFRYEGTNYLGKATSARWLPTYNVSGAWNAHEEGWFSKLFKQALTHATFRLSYSLTGDRPPVTNSLPIFSATVPWRPFTTVQETGYDEQFGNKNLTYEKKREFNLGFDFGFLDNRINLTTDFYWRRNSDLIGYVNHPQLGSYNLANVASMKSNGMEISLNTHNIKGKDFSWETNFIFSWTHNEITSLFTHARVIDLVQGTGYSLVGYPVNSIFSIPFAGLNGEGLPTFMNEDGNRTISDINLQERDQEKIKYLKYEGPADPTTTGSFGNIFRYKNWDLNVFVTYSFGNKVRLNPVFNRTYDDMDALPKEFRNRWTHGGDEASTDIPVIASRRQNRNNPQLNVAYNAYNYSDARIAKGDFIRMKEISLGYTFPAAMIRHIGANSLALKLQATNLFLFYADKKLNGQDPEFFNTGGVAAPVPKQFTLTLRLGL, encoded by the coding sequence ATGGAGAAAAGATTTACTCTGTTTTTGTTTGGTCTTATCCTGTCTTTGGGCACGGCATTCGGTCAGGCAAAAATCAATGGTACCGTAGTTTCTCAGGACGACGGGGAAGCCGTTATCGGTGCGTCAGTCATGGTACAGGGTACCACGACGGGTACTGTCACCGACATTGACGGTCACTTCTCGCTCGATGTTCCTGCAGGAAAGAAACTCGTAGTCAGTTACATCGGTATGGTCACGCAGACCCTTGCTGCCAAGGATGGCATGAAGGTAGTGCTTGCCAATGACAATCACCAGCTCACCGAGGTTGTCGTGACGGGTATGACCCAGCAGGACAAGCGCCTCTTCTCAGGTGCTGCCACGAAGATTGACGCTTCAAAGGCGAAGCTGGATGGTATGGCTGACGTGAGCCGTTCGCTCGAAGGGCGTGCTGCCGGTGTGAGCGTGCAGAACGTGTCAGGTACGTTCGGTACTGCTCCGAAGATCCGTGTGCGTGGTGCCACGTCAATCTTCGGTTCGTCAAAGCCGCTTTGGGTTGTTGACGGTGTCATCATGGAAGACATTGCCAATGTTGATGCAAGTTCGTTGTCATCAGGTGATGCGAAGACCTTGATTTCTTCAGCCATTGCCGGATTGAACGCTGACGACATTGAGAGCTTCCAGATTCTGAAGGACGGTTCGGCTACATCTATCTATGGTGCGCGCGCCATGGCGGGTGTGATTGTCGTGACGACGAAGAAGGGTAAGGCTGGTCAGAGCCATCTGAGCTATACCGGCGAGTACACCCTCCGTCTGAAGCCAAGCTACAGGAACTTCAATATCATGAACTCACAGGACCAGATGGAGGTTTACCGTGAGCTGGAGAAGAAGGGTTACCTGAACTATGCCGAGATTGCAAATGCCTCAACGAGTGGCGTCTACGGTCGTATGTACCAGCTGCTCTCCCAGTATGACACTACAAAGGGACAGTTCGGTCTGGAGAACACACAGAGAGCACGTGATGCTTACCTGCGTGCAGCGGAATACCGCAACACCGACTGGTTCGGCCAGCTTTTCTCAAGCTCAATCATGCATAACCACTCTGTCAGTGCATCAGGCGGTACGGACAAGGGGCAGTACTATGCTTCCCTCTCTGCAATGTATGACCCGGGATGGTACAAGTCAAGCCGTGTGCAGCGTTACACTGGTAACATCAATACCACTTACAACATCAACAAGCAGATCGGTCTGAACCTTATTGCCAATGCTTCTTACCGTAAGCAGAGGGCTCCGGGCTCACTGAGCCGTACCATCGACCCTGCAACAGGTGCCGTAAGCCGTGCGTTCGACATCAACCCTTACTCTTACTCTCTGAATACGTCACGTACACTCGACCCTAACGAGTTCTACACACGTAACTATGCTCCGTTCAATATCTTCAACGAGTTGAACAACAACTATATGGACCTTAACGTACACGACTTCCGTGTACAGGCAAGTGTTGACTATAAACCTGTCACGAAGGTGAAACTTACTGCCTTGGTGGCTGTCAAGAGTGCGGCTTCAACCATGGAGCACTCCGTTCGCGAGAACTCCAACCAGGCGCTGGCTTACCGTGCTATGGGTACGACGACCATCCGTGATGCGAACCCTTACCTCTACAAGGATCCGGACAATCCGTTCGCCCTTCCTGAGTCAATCCTCCCTGAGGGCGGTATTCTCGACAGGACAGGTAACCACTTCTTCGGCTGGGACACACGTCTTTCGGCTGCATATAATGATGTTTTCAACGATACTCATATCGTGAATCTCTATGCCGGTGTGGAAAGCAACAGCGTTGACCGTAAGCAGACCTTCGACCGTGAATGGGGTATGATGTTCGATGCTGGCGAGATTGCCAAGCTGAACTACCGTGCCTTCAAGATGTTCCAGGAGCAGGGTACGGACTATTACTCTTTATCAAACACCCACATCCGCAGTCTTGCTTACTTCGGTACAGGTACCTATTCTTATAAGGGCCGCTACCAGATGACTGGTACTTTCCGTTATGAAGGTACGAACTATCTGGGCAAGGCTACCTCTGCCCGCTGGCTGCCGACCTATAACGTCTCCGGTGCATGGAACGCACACGAGGAAGGCTGGTTCAGCAAGCTGTTCAAGCAGGCGCTGACTCATGCGACATTCCGTCTGAGTTATTCACTCACCGGTGACCGTCCTCCTGTTACGAACTCACTGCCAATCTTCTCGGCAACAGTGCCTTGGCGTCCGTTCACAACCGTACAGGAGACTGGTTACGACGAGCAGTTCGGTAACAAGAACCTTACCTATGAGAAGAAGCGTGAGTTCAACCTCGGTTTCGACTTCGGTTTCCTTGACAACCGCATCAACCTTACCACCGACTTCTACTGGCGTCGCAATAGTGACCTTATCGGTTACGTGAACCATCCACAGCTGGGTTCCTACAACCTTGCCAACGTTGCTTCAATGAAGTCAAACGGTATGGAAATCTCCTTGAACACACATAACATCAAGGGCAAGGACTTCAGCTGGGAGACGAACTTCATCTTCTCATGGACCCACAATGAGATTACCAGCCTCTTCACCCATGCACGTGTCATCGACCTCGTACAGGGAACAGGTTACAGTCTTGTAGGTTATCCTGTCAACTCCATCTTCAGCATCCCGTTCGCTGGACTTAACGGCGAGGGTCTGCCGACGTTCATGAACGAGGACGGCAACAGAACCATCTCCGACATCAACCTCCAGGAGCGTGACCAGGAGAAGATCAAGTATCTGAAGTATGAAGGTCCTGCTGACCCGACGACAACCGGCTCATTCGGTAACATCTTCCGTTACAAGAACTGGGACCTCAACGTATTCGTAACTTACAGCTTCGGCAACAAGGTACGTCTCAACCCGGTGTTCAACCGTACCTATGACGACATGGACGCACTGCCTAAGGAGTTCCGCAACCGCTGGACACACGGTGGCGACGAGGCTTCTACTGACATCCCTGTCATCGCTTCACGCCGTCAGAACCGCAATAACCCACAGCTGAACGTGGCTTACAATGCCTATAACTATTCAGATGCACGTATTGCAAAGGGTGACTTCATCCGCATGAAGGAAATCTCACTGGGCTACACCTTCCCGGCTGCAATGATCAGACACATCGGTGCAAACAGTCTCGCACTGAAGCTGCAGGCAACCAACCTCTTCCTGTTCTATGCTGACAAGAAGCTGAACGGTCAGGACCCGGAGTTCTTCAATACGGGTGGTGTGGCTGCCCCGGTTCCAAAGCAGTTCACCCTGACATTGAGATTAGGTCTTTAA
- a CDS encoding RagB/SusD family nutrient uptake outer membrane protein, with translation MKIKNIIYKSSLVLASAAMLASCSDQLDTLPDNRTTLDTPKKVAGLLVTAYPDRTPTLFNEWMSDNTDYMGPRNSLGDRGGDQYFFWQEHTEGGNDSPEQVWMFYYEGIYKANEALAAIEELGGANNESLRNSKGEALLLRAYNHFILANEFCRPYNGKTSTTDAGIYYATDIADFSAGAQQGERGNVADVYAKIAADIEAGIPLINDTYEVQKYHFNKKAAYAFATRFYLYYEKWAKAKEYADRLLGSNPAASLRDYKALQAMPLSNSDQAVKIAEAYCNVAAECNLLIQTSVSNAGMALAPWNYYKRYALTNYLSQTEVVESNNIWGTESNLIWKPFTINQGESNCAMTMKLPREVEIVNVTTGSGYLRTLNVDFTIDEALLNRAEAEIMLGQNDAACADMTIWMQNYFNTSVTLTPASVTAYFNSVPYAYDDAEKLVPSFKKHISPRFTIGAEGSEQESLLQCMLNFRRIETVHQGMRWFDIRRYNIEIPRRLIGANGKPLKNLDWLVKDDPRQTVQIPQSIREAGVAGNPTKALSSSTKLVDISQYKKPELSLVNQRPLSPGVITF, from the coding sequence ATGAAAATAAAGAATATCATATACAAGAGCAGTCTGGTGCTTGCATCCGCAGCGATGCTCGCATCCTGTTCCGACCAGTTGGATACGCTGCCCGACAACCGTACGACTTTGGATACACCGAAGAAGGTTGCGGGACTGCTGGTGACAGCCTATCCTGACCGTACACCGACACTCTTCAACGAGTGGATGTCTGACAATACTGACTACATGGGACCACGCAATAGCCTGGGCGACCGTGGCGGTGACCAGTACTTCTTCTGGCAGGAACATACGGAGGGTGGCAATGACTCACCAGAGCAGGTGTGGATGTTCTATTACGAAGGCATCTACAAGGCTAACGAGGCTCTAGCTGCCATCGAGGAACTCGGCGGTGCAAACAATGAGTCGCTCCGCAATTCAAAGGGTGAGGCACTGTTGCTGCGTGCCTATAACCACTTCATCCTTGCCAACGAGTTCTGCCGTCCTTACAATGGCAAGACCAGCACGACCGATGCAGGTATCTACTATGCAACCGACATTGCTGACTTCTCGGCAGGTGCACAGCAGGGTGAGCGTGGCAACGTGGCTGACGTCTATGCGAAGATAGCTGCTGACATTGAGGCTGGTATCCCGCTGATCAATGACACCTACGAGGTGCAGAAGTACCACTTCAACAAGAAGGCTGCCTACGCCTTTGCAACCCGTTTCTACCTCTATTATGAGAAGTGGGCCAAGGCAAAGGAATATGCTGACAGGCTCTTGGGCAGCAATCCGGCAGCCTCACTCCGCGACTACAAGGCACTGCAGGCAATGCCGCTGAGTAACTCTGACCAGGCTGTGAAGATTGCCGAGGCTTACTGTAACGTTGCGGCTGAGTGCAACCTGCTTATCCAGACCAGCGTCAGCAATGCCGGTATGGCACTTGCACCATGGAACTACTACAAGCGTTATGCCCTGACAAACTATCTCTCACAGACGGAGGTGGTTGAGAGCAACAACATCTGGGGGACGGAGTCGAACCTTATCTGGAAGCCGTTTACCATCAACCAGGGTGAGAGCAACTGTGCCATGACGATGAAGCTCCCACGTGAGGTGGAGATTGTCAACGTGACAACCGGTTCGGGTTATCTCCGTACGCTGAACGTCGACTTCACTATTGACGAGGCACTGCTCAACCGTGCTGAGGCTGAAATCATGCTCGGTCAGAACGATGCAGCCTGCGCTGACATGACAATTTGGATGCAGAACTACTTTAACACGTCAGTAACGCTCACACCGGCAAGTGTGACCGCTTACTTCAATTCCGTTCCTTATGCCTACGATGATGCTGAGAAGCTGGTGCCGAGTTTCAAGAAACACATCAGCCCACGCTTCACCATCGGTGCTGAAGGTTCTGAACAGGAGTCACTGCTGCAGTGCATGCTCAACTTCCGTCGTATCGAGACCGTACATCAGGGAATGCGCTGGTTCGACATCCGTCGTTACAACATCGAGATACCACGCCGTCTGATCGGTGCCAATGGCAAGCCGTTGAAGAACCTCGACTGGCTGGTGAAGGATGACCCACGTCAGACTGTACAGATACCACAGAGCATCCGTGAGGCTGGTGTAGCGGGCAACCCTACAAAGGCACTCAGCTCTTCTACAAAGCTCGTTGACATCTCACAGTACAAGAAGCCTGAGCTCTCGCTGGTCAACCAGCGTCCACTCAGCCCGGGTGTCATTACGTTTTAA